From Leptolyngbya sp. KIOST-1, one genomic window encodes:
- a CDS encoding glycosyltransferase family 4 protein, translating to MFPEPLPTAVAVVHEWLVSRAGSEKVVEQLLRVCPQADVFSLVEFLEAEARSLIPPGTRVQTSFIQTLPWARRHFRQYLPLMPLAIEQFDLSAYDLVISSNHAVAKGVITRPHQLHVSYVHTPIRYAWDLQQQYLQQAGLTSGAKSALTRLILHYLRLWDLAAAHRVDCFVANSRYVARRIWKTYRRPATVIYPPVAIDRFRWDQPREDFYLTVSRCVPYKRVDLTVAAFNRLGLPLVVIGDGPALGALQHVAKPNITFLRNPPDAVVSDYMERCRGFIFPAEEDFGITVVEAQAAGAPVIAYGKGGCAETVVSGKTGVLFDQQTVEQLEQAVLHFATSRHQFAAETIRNQAETFSETRFQQELSAYLLQKWLKFQQGDELE from the coding sequence ATGTTCCCCGAACCCCTACCAACCGCCGTGGCCGTCGTACACGAGTGGCTGGTCAGCCGTGCCGGTTCCGAGAAGGTCGTCGAGCAACTGCTGCGAGTGTGCCCCCAGGCCGATGTATTCAGCCTGGTGGAATTTCTAGAGGCCGAGGCGCGATCGCTCATACCCCCCGGCACCCGGGTTCAGACTTCCTTCATTCAAACCCTGCCCTGGGCGCGGCGGCACTTTCGCCAGTACCTGCCACTGATGCCCCTGGCGATCGAGCAGTTTGACCTCTCCGCCTACGACCTGGTGATCTCCAGCAACCACGCCGTGGCCAAAGGGGTGATCACCCGCCCCCACCAGCTGCACGTTAGCTATGTGCACACCCCCATTCGCTACGCCTGGGACTTGCAGCAGCAGTATCTTCAGCAGGCGGGCCTGACCAGCGGGGCCAAAAGCGCCCTCACCCGGCTGATTTTGCACTACCTGCGGCTGTGGGATCTGGCGGCGGCCCACCGGGTAGACTGCTTTGTGGCCAACTCCCGCTACGTCGCTCGCCGGATTTGGAAGACCTACCGCCGCCCGGCCACGGTGATCTATCCGCCGGTGGCGATCGATCGCTTTCGCTGGGATCAGCCCCGGGAGGACTTTTACCTCACCGTGTCGCGCTGCGTGCCCTACAAGCGGGTCGATCTGACGGTGGCAGCTTTCAACCGGCTGGGGCTACCGCTGGTGGTGATTGGCGATGGGCCGGCCCTGGGGGCGCTGCAACATGTGGCCAAACCCAATATCACCTTTTTGCGGAACCCTCCCGACGCTGTGGTGTCAGATTATATGGAGCGCTGTCGGGGGTTTATTTTTCCAGCGGAAGAGGATTTTGGCATTACCGTAGTTGAAGCCCAGGCGGCTGGGGCACCGGTGATTGCCTACGGCAAAGGTGGCTGTGCTGAGACGGTCGTGAGCGGCAAAACGGGGGTTCTATTTGATCAGCAAACCGTTGAGCAGCTGGAGCAGGCGGTGCTGCATTTTGCGACGTCTCGCCACCAGTTTGCGGCTGAAACTATTCGTAATCAGGCCGAAACCTTCTCAGAAACTCGATTTCAGCAGGAGTTGAGCGCCTATTTGCTACAGAAGTGGCTGAAATTTCAGCAGGGCGATGAATTAGAGTAG
- the wbaP gene encoding undecaprenyl-phosphate galactose phosphotransferase WbaP: MFPLERTVQPVMLSLRMSTRSLPMVGLLGASDLLALFLAATAGVYLRLALGGAYSPSLYGQLWPILSVFLLAYAAAGLYPAVGLSPVDELRRICLSTSFVHLVLGAGLFLTGESETYSRGVFLITWVLSLLMVLLGRLLVRQVFAHYPWWGYQVLILGGGRTGELVVQTLKNQPNFGLKPVAVLDDDRDRSDSICGVPVVGPLAIAPRLARKHDIHYAIVAMPGVQREKLLRILERYGRTFPHLMMIPDLFGVASLWVSSKDLGGILGLEIRQQLLLPGPRLIKALLDVGLTLVVGMAVLPLLILIAGLVKIDSPGPVFYGQPRLGQNNTPFTAWKFRSMVSNADQVLERYFAANPDLRSQWERDHKLRHDPRITRIGHFLRRTSLDELPQLWNVLRGEMSLVGPRPIVKDEIFRYADKYSLYTKVLPGLTGLWQVSGRNNVSYDERVNLDAYYVRNWSVWLDIYILLKTIWVVMIGDGAY, translated from the coding sequence ATGTTTCCTCTGGAGCGTACGGTTCAGCCCGTAATGTTGTCGCTGAGGATGTCCACCCGATCGCTGCCGATGGTTGGTCTACTCGGCGCATCCGATCTGCTGGCCCTGTTTCTGGCCGCGACGGCTGGAGTCTACCTGCGATTGGCCCTGGGCGGGGCCTATTCGCCCAGCCTGTACGGGCAGCTGTGGCCGATTTTGAGCGTGTTTTTGCTGGCCTATGCGGCGGCAGGGCTATATCCCGCCGTCGGTCTGAGTCCGGTCGATGAGCTGCGGCGCATTTGTCTGTCCACCAGCTTTGTCCATCTGGTGCTGGGGGCGGGCCTGTTTTTAACCGGCGAGAGTGAAACCTACTCCCGGGGTGTTTTTCTGATTACCTGGGTGCTGTCGTTGCTGATGGTGCTGCTGGGGCGGCTGTTGGTGAGACAGGTGTTTGCCCACTACCCGTGGTGGGGCTATCAGGTGCTGATTTTGGGGGGCGGGCGCACTGGAGAACTGGTGGTACAAACGTTGAAAAACCAGCCCAACTTCGGCCTTAAGCCCGTCGCCGTGCTGGACGACGATCGCGATCGCAGCGATTCGATCTGCGGGGTGCCGGTGGTGGGGCCGCTGGCGATCGCGCCCCGGCTGGCCCGCAAGCACGACATTCACTACGCCATTGTGGCCATGCCGGGGGTGCAGCGAGAAAAGCTGCTGAGAATTTTGGAGCGCTACGGCCGCACCTTTCCGCACCTGATGATGATTCCCGACCTGTTTGGGGTGGCCAGCCTCTGGGTCAGCTCCAAGGATCTGGGGGGAATTTTGGGTCTGGAAATTCGGCAGCAGCTTCTGCTGCCGGGGCCACGCCTGATCAAAGCCCTGCTCGATGTGGGGCTCACCCTGGTGGTGGGGATGGCGGTACTGCCGCTGCTGATTCTGATTGCGGGGTTGGTCAAGATCGATTCACCGGGGCCAGTGTTTTACGGCCAGCCCCGCCTGGGGCAAAACAATACTCCTTTTACCGCCTGGAAGTTTCGATCGATGGTGTCCAATGCGGACCAGGTGCTGGAGCGCTATTTTGCGGCCAATCCAGACCTGCGATCGCAGTGGGAACGCGACCACAAGCTCCGCCACGACCCCCGCATTACCCGCATCGGCCACTTTTTGCGGCGCACCAGCCTGGACGAACTGCCCCAACTCTGGAACGTGCTGCGGGGGGAAATGAGCCTGGTGGGCCCCCGACCCATTGTCAAAGACGAAATCTTTCGCTACGCCGACAAATACAGCCTTTACACTAAGGTTCTGCCGGGTCTCACCGGGCTGTGGCAGGTGTCGGGGCGCAACAATGTGTCCTACGACGAGCGGGTCAACCTCGACGCCTACTACGTCAGGAACTGGTCCGTGTGGCTGGATATCTATATTCTGCTGAAAACAATCTGGGTGGTCATGATTGGCGATGGAGCCTACTAG
- a CDS encoding O-antigen ligase family protein, which produces MESTKGNGFGVSRLTLERLILVSLVALPYLVYGAIATLGSFLIVSLYRWPRQIGRLLYTQGWVWLALALVVGVVLSTAPGESALQVLNFIPFFGFYAAIAVAIPSFSQPLKTLHHWGLALLVATIPINLAAVAEFYLRSPGGLSRWGSAPWLQWLYLQTNYGARASSIFGHPNAFANYMVIVFGLGLGLCAYYLSRPDLRRKSAWICGATALTLVGIFCSGSRNGLLIAGLQVLLFGGLLRPYRYIFWAGLGAIALLVGSALIWGIGGRTLPEAFATATLRLNVWQLALEMIPQRPWFGTGLGTFKLLYDPADFPVAGDFLPHAHNLWIMLAAEAGVPVALGFTGLVGWILGRSTYTLVAAPVPADAMALLGGYLAGFGGTTAFAIFDLAFYDGRINILGWLLLGSIQAIPFLAPGLRSKSA; this is translated from the coding sequence ATGGAGTCTACAAAGGGAAACGGGTTTGGGGTTAGCCGCTTAACCCTGGAGCGATTGATTTTGGTCAGCCTGGTGGCACTGCCCTACCTGGTCTACGGGGCGATCGCCACCCTGGGCAGCTTTTTGATCGTCAGCCTGTACCGCTGGCCGCGCCAGATCGGGCGACTGCTGTACACCCAGGGCTGGGTGTGGCTGGCCCTGGCCCTGGTGGTTGGGGTGGTGCTATCGACTGCGCCGGGCGAATCGGCCCTCCAGGTGCTGAACTTTATTCCGTTCTTTGGCTTTTACGCCGCGATCGCCGTCGCCATTCCCAGCTTCAGCCAACCCCTAAAAACCCTGCACCACTGGGGCCTGGCGCTGCTGGTCGCCACCATTCCCATCAACCTAGCGGCGGTGGCAGAGTTTTACCTGCGATCGCCCGGGGGACTCAGCCGCTGGGGCAGCGCCCCCTGGCTGCAGTGGCTCTACCTCCAAACCAACTACGGTGCCCGGGCAAGCTCCATATTTGGCCACCCCAACGCCTTCGCCAACTACATGGTGATTGTGTTTGGCCTGGGCCTGGGCCTCTGCGCCTACTACCTCAGCCGCCCCGACCTGCGGCGCAAAAGTGCCTGGATCTGCGGGGCCACGGCCCTGACGCTGGTGGGGATTTTCTGCTCCGGGTCCCGCAACGGGCTGTTGATTGCGGGTCTCCAGGTGCTGCTGTTTGGTGGGCTGCTGCGGCCCTATCGCTACATTTTTTGGGCCGGGCTGGGGGCGATCGCTCTGCTGGTCGGCAGCGCGCTGATTTGGGGTATCGGTGGGCGCACCCTGCCAGAGGCCTTTGCCACTGCAACCCTGCGGCTCAACGTCTGGCAGCTGGCCCTCGAAATGATTCCCCAGCGACCCTGGTTCGGCACCGGATTAGGCACCTTCAAGCTGCTCTACGACCCGGCCGACTTTCCGGTGGCAGGGGATTTTTTACCCCACGCCCACAACCTCTGGATCATGCTGGCTGCCGAAGCCGGGGTGCCGGTGGCCCTGGGGTTCACCGGCCTGGTGGGTTGGATCCTGGGACGCAGCACCTATACCCTGGTTGCAGCCCCCGTCCCCGCCGATGCCATGGCGTTGCTCGGGGGCTATCTGGCTGGCTTTGGCGGCACCACGGCCTTTGCCATCTTTGATCTGGCCTTTTACGATGGCCGCATCAACATCCTGGGCTGGCTCCTGCTGGGCAGCATTCAGGCCATACCCTTTCTGGCACCGGGGTTG